From the genome of Pseudomonas sp. TMP9, one region includes:
- the tesB gene encoding acyl-CoA thioesterase II: protein MSQVLNELVALLTLETIEENLFRGVSQDLGFRQLFGGQVLGQCVSAASQTVEPERHVHSMHGYFLRPGDSTLPVVYQVERVRDGGSFSTRRVTAIQKGKPIFTCSASFQFDEEGFHHQDLMPDVPGPEALKSETELARMIADALPERMRERAVSDKPIEIRPVTVGNPFAPQPCEPVKHVWFRAAGELPDDPQLHKYLLGYASDFNLLTTSMLPHGVSVWQKFMQVASLDHSLWFHGNLRMDEWLLYSMDSPWSGNARGFARGSIFNRQGQLVASVAQEGLTRVREDWK from the coding sequence ATGAGTCAGGTGTTGAATGAATTGGTCGCCCTGCTGACCCTGGAAACCATCGAGGAGAACCTGTTTCGTGGCGTCAGCCAAGACCTCGGCTTTCGTCAGCTCTTTGGCGGTCAGGTGCTCGGTCAATGCGTCTCGGCAGCCAGCCAGACGGTGGAGCCGGAGCGGCATGTGCACTCCATGCACGGTTATTTTCTGCGCCCCGGAGATTCCACCCTGCCGGTGGTGTATCAGGTTGAACGCGTGCGTGACGGCGGCAGCTTTAGCACGCGTCGGGTAACGGCGATCCAGAAGGGCAAGCCAATTTTTACCTGCAGCGCGTCGTTTCAATTTGATGAAGAAGGCTTCCACCACCAAGACCTGATGCCCGACGTGCCGGGGCCGGAAGCCTTAAAGTCGGAGACCGAACTGGCGCGGATGATCGCCGATGCCTTACCTGAGCGCATGCGTGAACGGGCAGTGAGCGACAAACCGATCGAAATTCGCCCTGTAACGGTGGGCAACCCCTTTGCGCCGCAACCCTGTGAGCCGGTTAAGCATGTGTGGTTTCGCGCGGCCGGCGAGTTGCCGGATGACCCGCAGCTGCACAAATACCTGCTGGGTTATGCCAGTGACTTCAATTTACTGACCACCTCCATGCTGCCGCATGGCGTTTCGGTGTGGCAGAAGTTTATGCAGGTGGCCAGCCTCGACCATTCGCTGTGGTTCCATGGCAACCTGCGCATGGATGAATGGTTGCTGTACAGCATGGACAGCCCGTGGTCTGGCAATGCACGCGGTTTTGCCCGCGGCAGCATCTTTAATCGTCAAGGCCAATTGGTCGCCTCAGTGGCCCAAGAAGGCCTGACACGTGTGCGGGAGGACTGGAAATGA
- the cueR gene encoding Cu(I)-responsive transcriptional regulator, which translates to MNIGQAAKKTGLSAKMIRYYESINLLPTAYRTEGGYRQYSAQDLHRLAFIKRSRDLGFSLAEVSQLLALWQDRERASADVKALAATHINELERKINELSGLRDTLKELIDSCQGNDRPDCPILKDLAGRVS; encoded by the coding sequence ATGAATATCGGCCAAGCGGCAAAGAAGACTGGCCTTAGCGCCAAGATGATTCGCTACTACGAAAGCATCAATCTGCTGCCCACCGCCTACCGCACAGAAGGTGGCTACCGCCAGTACAGCGCGCAGGACCTGCATCGCTTGGCTTTTATCAAACGCTCACGTGATCTCGGCTTTTCCTTGGCCGAAGTCAGTCAGCTGCTGGCCCTGTGGCAGGACCGTGAGCGCGCCAGTGCCGATGTTAAAGCGCTCGCCGCCACCCATATCAATGAGCTGGAACGCAAGATCAACGAACTCAGCGGCTTGCGCGACACCCTCAAAGAACTAATAGACAGCTGCCAAGGCAACGACCGCCCCGATTGCCCGATCCTCAAAGACTTGGCTGGGCGCGTCAGCTAG
- a CDS encoding histone deacetylase, translated as MRLPLVYHDDYSPPFPSNHRFPMEKFRLLRDHLVSSGLCTDAELLRPELCPADILALAHCPAYIERFASGALAYEEQRRLGLPWSAALAQRTIRAVGGSLLAAEQALQHGLACHLAGGTHHAHFDHPAGFCIFNDLAVISHYLLASGKAQRVLIFDCDVHQGDGTARLLENTPEAITVSLHCEKNYPARKALSDWDIPLPNGMGDADYLKVVDDTLNYLLPLYQPDIVLYDAGVDVHQDDALGYLNLTDAGIAARDEAVLNHCLGRDIAVVGVIGGGYDKDRAALARRHGILHHSADRVWRERGLGGA; from the coding sequence ATGCGTTTGCCGCTGGTTTATCACGACGATTACAGCCCGCCCTTCCCCAGCAACCACCGCTTCCCCATGGAGAAGTTCCGCCTGCTGCGCGATCACTTAGTGAGCAGTGGCTTGTGCACCGACGCCGAATTACTGCGCCCTGAACTGTGCCCTGCAGACATTCTTGCCTTGGCGCATTGCCCGGCGTATATCGAGCGGTTTGCCAGCGGGGCATTGGCTTATGAAGAACAGCGCCGCCTAGGCTTGCCATGGAGCGCAGCGCTGGCGCAGCGCACCATTCGCGCGGTCGGCGGCTCGCTGCTGGCCGCCGAGCAGGCGTTGCAGCATGGGTTGGCCTGCCACTTAGCCGGCGGCACCCATCACGCGCACTTCGATCATCCGGCCGGTTTCTGCATCTTCAATGACCTGGCGGTGATCAGCCACTATTTGCTGGCCAGCGGTAAAGCCCAGCGCGTGCTGATTTTCGACTGCGACGTGCACCAAGGTGACGGCACCGCACGCCTACTGGAAAACACCCCAGAGGCGATTACCGTGTCGCTGCACTGCGAGAAAAATTACCCGGCACGCAAAGCGCTGAGTGACTGGGACATTCCGCTGCCCAATGGCATGGGCGATGCCGATTACCTCAAGGTGGTGGACGACACCCTCAACTACCTATTGCCGCTGTACCAGCCGGACATCGTGCTCTACGACGCCGGCGTCGACGTGCATCAGGATGACGCCCTCGGCTACCTCAACCTGACTGACGCCGGCATCGCTGCCCGTGATGAAGCGGTGCTCAACCACTGCCTAGGCCGCGACATTGCGGTGGTCGGGGTGATTGGCGGCGGCTACGACAAAGACCGTGCAGCATTGGCGCGCCGGCACGGGATACTCCATCACAGCGCTGACCGGGTGTGGCGCGAACGCGGCTTGGGCGGCGCATAA
- a CDS encoding DMT family transporter, with protein MVNTRTLLLTTLAMLAFAGNSLLCRLALRDTEIDAASFTGLRLLAGAITLWLLLRLRKANNVNAGSWPAATALFIYAAAFSFAYLNLEAGAGALILFGAVQLSMLAWGLYRGERLGLKGCSGLVMAFAGLLILLLPGANRPPAAAALLMLLAGVAWGVYSLLGRGVKDPLAATAGNFLRTVPMALALSTLLFAQARWDMPGLIYALLSGALTSGVGYAIWYSALRGLHAFQAACVQLSVPILAALAGSLLLDEALSLRLLLSAAAVLGGIALVLSVQQRRVKA; from the coding sequence ATGGTCAATACTCGAACCTTACTGCTAACCACCCTGGCCATGCTGGCCTTTGCCGGTAACTCGCTGCTATGTCGCCTAGCACTGCGCGACACCGAGATTGATGCGGCCAGCTTTACCGGCCTGCGCCTGCTTGCCGGCGCGATTACGCTGTGGCTGCTGCTGCGCCTGCGCAAAGCCAACAACGTCAATGCCGGTAGCTGGCCTGCGGCCACCGCGTTGTTTATTTACGCCGCCGCGTTCTCCTTCGCTTATCTCAACCTAGAAGCGGGTGCGGGGGCATTGATTCTGTTCGGCGCGGTGCAATTGAGCATGCTTGCCTGGGGCCTGTACCGCGGTGAACGCTTGGGGCTAAAGGGTTGCAGTGGGCTAGTCATGGCATTCGCAGGCCTACTCATCTTACTGTTGCCCGGCGCCAATAGACCTCCTGCAGCAGCCGCACTGCTGATGCTGTTGGCGGGCGTTGCCTGGGGGGTTTACTCATTATTAGGCCGCGGCGTCAAAGACCCGCTGGCGGCCACCGCCGGCAACTTCCTGCGCACCGTGCCTATGGCGCTGGCGCTCAGCACCCTGTTATTCGCTCAGGCCCGCTGGGATATGCCGGGGCTAATCTATGCGCTACTGTCTGGCGCGTTGACTTCAGGGGTCGGCTACGCCATCTGGTACAGCGCGCTGCGCGGCCTGCACGCTTTTCAAGCCGCTTGCGTACAGCTCAGCGTGCCGATCCTTGCGGCGCTGGCCGGCAGCCTCTTATTGGATGAAGCGCTCAGCCTGCGCTTGCTGCTCAGCGCCGCTGCAGTGCTCGGCGGGATTGCGTTGGTGCTGAGCGTGCAGCAACGCCGCGTAAAGGCCTGA
- a CDS encoding heavy metal translocating P-type ATPase codes for MSHLISVDLPIAGMTCASCAGRVERALAKVADVASVSVNLASEHARIEAPAGSLEQLVNAVSAAGYSVPSARVELAISGMTCASCAGRIERALAQQPGVLSVSVNLATERAQLQVLNAGDITALLQAVSKAGYHASRIGDSQTTQATAAKQLLRERWMLFLAIALTLPLVLPMLVAPFGLHWMLPAWAQFVLATPVQFIFGARFYRAAWSALRAKAGNMDQLVAIGTSAAYGLSLYQWAVTPANGMPHLYFEASAVIITLILLGKYLESRAKRQTSSAIRALQALRPERALRLRDGSEQWVALNELQLGDCIVVKPGERFPVDGLVAQGQSHADEALISGESLPQPKQPGDTVTAGAINGEGRLLIETTALGAETVLSRIIRLVEDAQAAKAPIQKLVDKVSRIFVPSVLLIALATLITWLALGAGIETALLNAVAVLVIACPCALGLATPTAIMAGTGVAARHGILIKDAEALEIAHSVNLVAFDKTGTLTSGSPRIAHLQAVDGDTTHLLQLAGALQRGSEHPLAKAVLDECAEQQLTLAEVSDSKALAGRGIAGHIGERQLALGNKRLLEEHWLQNQTLVAQALEWEAEGRTLSWLMELAPRPQVLGLFAFGDTLKEGAAEAIAALSEQGIDSHLISGDNRGSVNAVAKALGITVAHAEVLPANKAEIITALKKDAVVAMVGDGINDAPALAAADVGIAMGSGTDVAMHAAGITLMRGDPRLVADALDISKRTYNKIRQNLFWAFAYNLIGIPLAAAGLLNPMLAGAAMALSSVSVVSNALLLKTWKPQDRSHKP; via the coding sequence ATGTCTCATCTCATCAGCGTTGACCTACCAATCGCCGGCATGACCTGCGCCAGCTGCGCCGGCCGAGTAGAGCGCGCGCTGGCCAAAGTGGCCGACGTCGCCAGTGTCAGTGTCAACCTGGCCAGCGAACACGCGCGCATCGAAGCGCCCGCCGGCAGCCTGGAGCAACTGGTGAATGCCGTGAGCGCCGCCGGTTACAGCGTGCCCAGCGCACGCGTGGAATTAGCCATCAGCGGTATGACCTGCGCCAGCTGCGCCGGCCGCATCGAGCGCGCGTTGGCGCAGCAGCCGGGTGTGCTCTCAGTTAGCGTCAACCTGGCCACCGAGCGGGCGCAACTGCAGGTGCTAAACGCGGGCGACATAACCGCTCTGCTGCAGGCCGTGAGCAAGGCGGGTTATCACGCCAGCCGGATTGGCGACTCACAAACTACCCAAGCCACGGCCGCCAAACAGCTGCTACGCGAACGCTGGATGCTGTTCTTGGCCATCGCCCTGACGCTGCCCCTAGTGCTGCCCATGCTGGTGGCGCCCTTTGGCCTGCATTGGATGTTACCGGCGTGGGCGCAGTTCGTTCTGGCCACGCCGGTGCAGTTTATTTTCGGTGCACGCTTCTACCGCGCGGCGTGGAGTGCGCTGCGGGCCAAAGCGGGCAACATGGACCAACTGGTCGCCATCGGTACCAGCGCCGCTTACGGCTTAAGCCTGTATCAGTGGGCGGTGACCCCAGCCAATGGCATGCCGCACCTGTACTTCGAAGCCTCGGCGGTGATCATCACCCTGATCCTGCTCGGTAAATACCTAGAGAGCCGCGCCAAACGCCAAACCAGCAGCGCCATCCGCGCTCTGCAAGCCTTGCGCCCGGAGCGCGCTTTACGCCTGCGCGATGGCAGCGAACAATGGGTCGCACTGAATGAATTGCAGCTGGGCGACTGTATTGTGGTTAAGCCCGGCGAACGCTTCCCGGTCGATGGATTGGTAGCGCAAGGCCAGAGCCATGCCGATGAAGCACTGATTAGCGGCGAGAGCCTGCCGCAGCCGAAACAACCGGGCGATACGGTGACTGCCGGGGCGATCAACGGTGAAGGTCGCTTGCTGATCGAAACCACCGCCCTCGGTGCAGAAACTGTGCTGTCACGCATTATTCGCTTGGTTGAAGACGCTCAAGCAGCTAAAGCACCGATCCAAAAATTGGTGGATAAAGTCAGCCGGATCTTCGTGCCCAGTGTTTTGCTGATTGCCTTGGCCACTTTAATTACCTGGCTAGCACTGGGCGCAGGTATTGAGACGGCGCTGCTCAACGCCGTGGCCGTACTGGTGATTGCCTGCCCGTGCGCCCTTGGTTTAGCGACCCCGACCGCCATCATGGCCGGCACCGGCGTGGCCGCGCGTCATGGCATTTTGATCAAAGACGCCGAAGCGCTGGAGATCGCCCACTCGGTCAACCTAGTGGCCTTCGACAAGACTGGCACGCTAACCTCAGGCTCGCCGCGCATCGCCCACCTGCAAGCCGTCGACGGCGACACCACGCACCTGCTGCAACTGGCCGGCGCACTGCAACGCGGCAGCGAACACCCACTGGCTAAAGCGGTACTGGATGAATGTGCGGAACAGCAGCTGACACTGGCTGAGGTCAGCGACAGCAAAGCACTGGCCGGGCGCGGTATTGCTGGGCACATTGGCGAGCGTCAGCTGGCGCTGGGCAACAAACGCCTGCTGGAAGAACACTGGCTGCAGAACCAGACGCTTGTCGCCCAAGCACTTGAGTGGGAAGCCGAGGGCCGCACCTTGTCGTGGCTGATGGAACTGGCGCCGCGACCACAGGTTCTCGGTTTATTTGCCTTTGGCGACACCCTCAAAGAGGGCGCAGCAGAAGCCATTGCCGCGCTTTCTGAGCAGGGTATCGACAGCCACCTGATCAGCGGCGACAACCGCGGCAGCGTTAATGCCGTGGCCAAGGCGCTTGGTATTACCGTCGCGCATGCTGAAGTATTGCCGGCAAATAAAGCTGAAATCATCACAGCATTGAAAAAAGACGCGGTGGTGGCCATGGTCGGCGACGGCATCAACGATGCCCCAGCTCTCGCCGCCGCTGATGTTGGCATCGCCATGGGCAGCGGCACCGATGTGGCCATGCATGCCGCCGGCATTACCCTGATGCGCGGCGACCCGCGCTTGGTGGCCGACGCGCTGGATATCAGTAAACGCACCTACAACAAAATCCGGCAAAACCTGTTCTGGGCCTTCGCTTATAACCTGATTGGTATTCCCCTAGCAGCAGCGGGTTTGCTTAACCCGATGCTGGCCGGCGCCGCCATGGCCCTGTCCAGCGTCAGCGTGGTGAGCAATGCTTTACTGCTTAAAACCTGGAAACCTCAGGATCGCAGCCACAAACCCTAG
- a CDS encoding methyl-accepting chemotaxis protein, whose amino-acid sequence MFSNFKIGQRIAISLVLLLAVTVAVLLTVFLSRFNNVIAEAEQRELRGLFNNITTAIESEGVMSEKLSALVAGIPDVQQAMADGDRERLTAMFVPGFANMAGRYNLRQFQFHQAPATSFLRVHEPPKFGDDLSAIRKTVIQVNAQKRSLHGIESGVAGLGIRGLAPIQAEGRHVGSVEFGLSFGQPFFDSFKQRYNVDVGLILRQASGQYSAFASTFSNPQLLSNAQREDAYNGKAVTLQTELDGRSVAVFAAPIKDFSGQPLGLLEIAMDRSYYADALAGARNSAAIVAVIALAVGLLLAMLIARSIVQPISAAAAAMRDIAAGEGDLTRRLPINGRDEVAELAQAFNHFAEKVRRLVADVAGSTTQVASAAEEMSAITDELNRDLAKQRGEIEQVATAMNEMTATVQEVARHASEAARSANSTDQQALQGQHVVAEAVSAIGAVASDVERAAQVIARLQDDSKNISSVLEVIRGVAEQTNLLALNAAIEAARAGEQGRGFAVVADEVRTLASRTQQSTVEIQTVIEQLQNAAREAAVVMQQSQTRAHESVSQAQQASVALEKITLSVTSINDMNAQIASAAEEQSAVSDEINQNVVNINDVAERVTESAEQTAQASSQLAHLAVDLQTLVGQFKYQ is encoded by the coding sequence ATGTTCAGCAATTTTAAAATTGGTCAGCGCATCGCTATCAGCCTGGTGTTGTTGCTGGCTGTAACCGTCGCAGTCCTGCTGACAGTTTTTTTAAGCCGCTTTAACAATGTGATCGCCGAAGCTGAACAACGCGAACTGCGAGGCTTATTCAATAACATCACTACCGCGATTGAATCGGAAGGCGTCATGTCTGAAAAATTGTCGGCGCTGGTGGCTGGCATCCCCGACGTTCAACAGGCTATGGCCGACGGTGATCGTGAGCGCCTTACTGCTATGTTCGTACCGGGTTTTGCGAACATGGCGGGGCGGTACAACCTGCGTCAATTCCAGTTCCATCAAGCGCCGGCGACCTCGTTTCTGCGTGTGCATGAGCCGCCAAAGTTCGGTGATGATTTGTCGGCTATCCGCAAGACAGTGATTCAAGTCAATGCCCAGAAGCGCTCCTTACATGGCATTGAGTCAGGGGTCGCCGGCCTTGGCATTCGTGGTTTAGCACCGATTCAAGCCGAAGGCCGCCATGTCGGTTCGGTGGAGTTCGGCTTGTCATTCGGACAGCCCTTCTTCGACTCGTTCAAACAACGCTACAACGTTGATGTAGGCTTGATACTCAGGCAAGCATCCGGCCAATACAGCGCATTCGCCAGTACGTTCAGTAATCCCCAACTGCTGTCAAACGCTCAGCGTGAAGACGCCTACAACGGTAAAGCAGTAACGCTGCAGACGGAACTCGACGGCCGCTCAGTCGCCGTATTTGCCGCGCCCATAAAGGACTTCTCAGGCCAACCGTTGGGTCTGTTGGAAATCGCCATGGACCGCAGCTACTACGCCGATGCCTTGGCTGGTGCGCGCAATAGTGCCGCTATTGTGGCGGTCATCGCTCTGGCGGTTGGTCTGCTGCTAGCCATGCTCATCGCGCGCAGCATCGTCCAACCGATAAGTGCCGCCGCCGCCGCTATGCGTGACATCGCGGCTGGTGAAGGCGACCTCACTCGCCGCCTGCCAATCAACGGCCGTGATGAGGTGGCTGAGTTGGCGCAGGCCTTCAACCACTTTGCCGAGAAAGTCCGCAGGCTCGTAGCTGACGTCGCAGGCTCTACCACTCAGGTGGCATCTGCCGCCGAGGAAATGTCGGCTATTACCGATGAACTGAACCGCGACTTAGCAAAACAGCGTGGCGAAATTGAACAAGTGGCCACAGCGATGAATGAAATGACTGCCACCGTGCAAGAAGTCGCACGCCACGCCTCGGAGGCTGCACGCTCTGCCAACAGTACCGACCAGCAAGCACTTCAAGGCCAACATGTTGTTGCCGAAGCAGTGAGCGCGATTGGCGCAGTCGCCAGCGACGTCGAACGTGCCGCCCAGGTCATTGCCCGCTTGCAAGACGACAGCAAAAATATTAGCAGCGTCCTTGAGGTAATCCGTGGAGTCGCCGAGCAAACCAACCTACTGGCCCTTAACGCCGCAATTGAAGCTGCTCGAGCCGGCGAGCAGGGCCGTGGTTTTGCCGTGGTGGCGGACGAAGTGCGCACCCTGGCATCACGCACCCAGCAATCCACCGTCGAGATTCAAACTGTAATCGAACAGCTGCAGAATGCGGCACGCGAGGCGGCAGTCGTCATGCAGCAAAGCCAGACGCGCGCACACGAGAGTGTCAGCCAAGCCCAGCAGGCCAGCGTCGCACTTGAAAAAATAACCCTCTCAGTGACCAGCATCAATGATATGAACGCGCAAATTGCCAGCGCTGCCGAAGAACAGAGCGCGGTGTCGGATGAGATTAATCAGAACGTGGTCAACATCAATGACGTCGCCGAACGAGTCACCGAGTCTGCCGAACAGACCGCCCAAGCCAGCAGCCAACTGGCCCATCTGGCGGTTGACCTACAAACCCTAGTAGGCCAGTTCAAGTACCAATGA
- a CDS encoding HAD family hydrolase: MSLNAARHWVFDMDGTLTLAVHDFEAIKRALDIPLAEDILGYLAALPADVAAAKHAWLLEHERELALTSEPAPGAIALVRELRERGCRLGILTRNAHELALLTLRAIGLDDCFASADVIGRDEAPPKPDPGGLLHFANAWQVTPSELVMVGDYRFDLECARAAGARSVLVNLAENPWPELTDHFALDCLALQRSLG; the protein is encoded by the coding sequence ATGAGCCTAAATGCTGCGCGCCATTGGGTGTTCGACATGGACGGCACCCTAACCCTGGCTGTGCATGATTTTGAAGCGATCAAGCGGGCGCTGGATATTCCCCTGGCCGAGGACATTCTTGGCTACTTAGCCGCCTTACCTGCAGATGTGGCAGCGGCTAAACATGCGTGGTTACTGGAGCATGAGCGCGAGCTGGCGCTGACCTCGGAACCCGCGCCGGGGGCGATTGCGCTGGTGCGTGAGCTGCGTGAGCGCGGTTGCCGCCTGGGCATCCTCACCCGCAATGCCCATGAGCTGGCGCTGCTGACGCTGCGTGCCATTGGCCTGGATGACTGCTTTGCCAGCGCCGATGTAATCGGCCGGGATGAAGCGCCGCCCAAGCCTGACCCCGGCGGCTTACTGCACTTCGCTAATGCGTGGCAGGTGACGCCAAGCGAGCTGGTGATGGTCGGTGATTACCGCTTTGATCTTGAGTGCGCCCGCGCGGCCGGAGCCCGCAGCGTATTGGTCAACCTGGCAGAAAATCCCTGGCCAGAGCTGACCGATCACTTTGCCTTAGATTGCCTTGCGTTGCAGCGCTCTCTTGGATGA